NNNNNNNNNNNNNNNNNNNNNNNNNNNNNNNNNNNNNNNNNNNNNNNNNNNNNNNNNNNNNNNNNNNNNNNNNNNNNNNNNNNNNNNNNNNNNNNNNNNNNNNNNNNNNNNNNNNNNNNNNNNNNNNNNNNNNNNNNNNNNNNNNNNNNNNNNNNNNNNNNNNNNNNNNNNNNNNNNNNNNNNNNNNNNNNNNNNNNNNNNNNNNNNNNNNNNNNNNNNNNNNNNNNNNNNNNNNNNNNNNNNNNNNNNNNNNNNNNNNNNNNNNNNNNNNNNNNNGACCACAATCTACGTTTTGTTTGTACAGTGCAATTGTGTATCATCATACATTTTCTGGTaactatgtaaatataagttCACCTTTTTCTAACTGGTTTTTTCCCTATCTAGGGTGGTCAAATCATCGGCGAATAGTGTGTGGTTGTTTGTCATGTTTTGGTCGCATCAATGTTCCCGCATCGGCGGCACCGTTTGTCAGTAGTATGTTTTGTGAGTATTGGTCGAccatttttgttcaaatttgtataacaGCCGACGGGCtctagtcatattattattgttatcgccAGCAGgctcatagtattattattgttgtaatttgcCATCAGGCATACTTTATCATTGTTGTTAGCCGGAaggctcatattattattgttgtaattagcCATCAGGCATACTTTATTATCGTTATAGCCAGCAGGTTCATGTtcaattgttgttgttttttttttatttatgttagccAACCAGGCTCATTgttcaattgtattttacatgattcttaaattataatatatgattattaccTTACTAgtcaagttattaattattcaacagGCGTGAGGGTGTACTTGTTGTTTCACTTTGATACAACAAGCATCGAGCGCGCATTCACAGGCTATGGCCTatatgtgcataataattattaataaattaaagttgaCTATAGAAATCTAATAATTGATTTGGGGTAGTTCATATGCTCCTGCCTCAGAATGCCTCCTGTGTTTCATATAGCACATTAGCACAAGTCATCACTGATgcagaaaacaaattttattattaacaactaaCAAGGAATGTATCCATATAAAATGTGAGCTTTGTGCTTTGCTTGTCAATTtccttgatttattattataatatcttctacattactacattagtaCCTAGTATcaacattatgtatatattataaatccttatatataaagcAGAAACCCGAGGGCGCCGCCTATGTATAAAATCTCAACTAGCGTAGTGGAGAaccaatgagaaaattccgtCTCCCGGGCGGGCGGTCtcccggcggcggcggagcTGCGCAATCACTACcgtcttatcactttttgcgatttttttcaaaatttttcgacATTTCGAGTTTTAACCCCCCGtggggcctcggggggccccgttcggaccttattcgccttccccgctagatttataggccgcgcgcggccgtactttTTTCCCGTCGGCCCCGCCGCCGCCGAGAtcgcgtgcaaaccgagcgccgccgtcccgCGTGTCGGTccataattttttggaaaagtcgagttttaccactCACAGACGCGTCCGTCCTCCCCGTCGTcgacttattcgccttccccgttaAATTTAAAGGCCGCGCGAAGCCGCGCTTCCTCCCGGACGAGTCCCGCGGCGGGACGAGTCGATCGCGGAGAGCGCGGCGTCGTCGCGATTTTAACGATTATTCCGACTTTTTCGACTACCGTCACCAATATCTCCTCTACGAGACGTCGGACCTCCCCGTCGAAgacgtattcgcgttccccgctaaattttatagggccgcgcgcggccgtactttCTATCCNNNNNNNNNNNNNNNNNNNNNNNNNNNNNNNNNNNNNNNNNNNNNNNNNNTTGTTGGTTTTTTCGTTGATGGCTGGGGTGTTGATGAGTGGTTGAAAATCATCGGCTTATCGTTCTTATCGACTACGAGACCCACTGGTGAAGGAATTCCGGCTGAAAATTCTCTGTAACCTCTTTCCTCGTCAGCTccctatacaataaaaatgtggTGGTGGTGATAACGGTGTTGGCGGCGACAACGGTGAAATCAAtaactagaaataaaatatgaattatgtcactatgaaaaaaaaaacatatgatttaattataggtTTACCTCTGGCGACATTGGTCTTATGAAGCATTTCTCCCAATGTTTGACTAATTGTGTTGAAgcatacattttgatttgactGATGTGATTGACGTCATTTTTAGGCATATTCGAAATTATAGTATCATCGTGTAAATTTTTGACGAATGTAATCATTTCTGCAGTTGTTTTCGGCGGTGAATTTAATTTGTGAAATTCGACATTGATATAGTTTGAAAAcatatcaaattgttttaagaCAACTGGTTGTGTTATAGTTGATTTTCGTGTAACCGTTTCAAATATGCACCATTCCAGATATTGAAGGCTAATAAGGTCCGCACGATTTAGCAATACTCGACATCCTTTATGAGTTTTTGATTCTATCACCAACACATTTTCTCCGCCATACACCATACTAGATATTTTATGAGATTCCgtctcaaaaaatataaagcGCTTGCACTTCTGAGGTGTATCTAATATGAATGATAAGATATGCCCCATCATAGAGAATATACGTTTAAGAAAATCCGGCGATATATTAACATGGCGAGACGATGTTAATAAATGGATGGCGACTTGAAAATGTTCAGTAGGGTCAATACCAATGTGTACAAACTTACGGTTCGTAAAGTCGAGCGTGTAGGTTGTGGATTCGATGAGTTCAGCAGGTGGTGTAGGTTGTACATAAGCGAAGGTCTTCTTTTTGTATAACGCAGCGTTGTCTTCGATTGATCCAGCCATGTTTAAACACTTAAACTCACAACAATTTTCAGAGCGAAAAATATACGTGCACGATGGTTTTTAAGGCAGTAGACGAACTAAACGACTGCCGGTGTCTCTAGAAGCTTAATAGCGGTGAAATTTTACAGTGCGCATGTGCTAGTTACGATGGTGGGAATGGTATTTGATTGACGTGTTAATACCTGTGACAATTATTAGGCTTAATGTGCGTTCGGCGGATATCTGTTATTCACTAATGTATTCTTCTTTAATAACGGATATGTTCACCTAATGTGGTGgctattaagatattttttaattgaataaggAAATATCTAGTTCTAATGACAATATGttgttgtatttatttgaaCACACGATCCGACACGTGACCGACATATATTTTTCCGCTTCGAAtacattacctacattataagtatgatatataaattattataccgaatattttttaataaaaaattgctaAAAGGCTCCGGAGAGATTCGATCTCCGTATTACATTTCGGCGCTTTAACCAACTAATCTACGAAGCCTGTATTCCTAAcacatttgaaataatatatagtgtatgtctgtgataacaataataaaataattgaggcaaaaatatatgataacaataatatataatttcaatgtgtgtgataaaaatatgtgttgatAACGTGAGCGATGTTGATTAAGTCCATGATCGGGCGGCgtggtaaaaatatatgataacaaatgataactgataaaatatatgccGTGTACGTACGCGATCGGCGGGTGTGGAAGGGCCAGTGGGTCAGAGGGACAGAGAGCCAGAAGGGTCAGTGTTTTCGAATCGGATATTATATCCTTCTATTATgctttataatcataaataagcTATTTGACGTCAGTCGATagataaagtttattattggaGAAGATAATTtggtatttcaattataattatgtactataattactatttcaatataaatccctgtataatattttctattcaaTAGTATAGAATCACAGTAAGTCCGGAAATCTAAAGACTATATAGATGAGCTCGAAGAACGTGTTATTCCTAACTTGTTTATAGATAGTACAAATAAGTCAGTATGAGTTCTGCATATtgtacagtataaaataatttcaacgtCTGTATAGCAATTAAGTATTGTACTTGATTAAATCAACGAATTTATGTGggtaaatataaactattttcgttaaatgtattatttataaagagactattatacctatatggtttATGACGATTTCTCTGTATATTAACTTTGAAAAGTTCTAATCCTCGTTAAACAGCTGACcgttgattttaataaaaacagtaCTGACCTTACTCGAGTTTTATCAAATTACTATAGTTCTTGTTTGTCTTTTGCATGCGAacgttttaaactataatacgATTATTTGGTAGAAATCATTATTTCATCTCCAATTAATACTGCGCGTGTTGTAGTATGGAATCGACGGTTATGATAAAGTGCAGTAAGCAGTTGTTCTATCGGTGGGTATTGTCCGCACACAGAACTAACCTCGACCGGGAGTATAAAATTGCTCTCCAACTGCAGCAGAACAATTTCGCGAAAtcgatttagaaccttttcatatacaccataaataaatagctataataatgtgcccacgcgatattataatataataatatattatcattttacggTTCGCCAAACGAATACCGAAACAGCGAAATACCGACGAATCGCGGACCAACGACGAGTCCGtcgatgaataatatattataatattgtgctgaCCTGCAGGATACCGTTTTTTTGACAATGCGCCACCCTATTATTTGGTTCATCTGGTTaaaacagtataaattataatcacaatgttatataatacacctgataatttattatgcacAGTGCACTTGAAGGTATAAAGGTATCATCGCTCAACACGTACGAAAAGTGAAACTCGAGCAGACGCGACGTCTATACGTCATATATCTTAAGTCCGAGGTTATTGTCAGTGACTCATCGTTTCCCGTAACGATTATCCGTTATATACGAAAACGAGATTCctgtaatatataaacaatttttttttgttttatattgcgAAGTATAACGCGAATATTGTATTAGCAGATTGATGGATTTTTGTCCGGACCGCGTTCGACGTCGACTGAGACTAAGATTTATCGCCAACGCAGTTGCTCAAACCAaagtatcatatatatatatgagccAGCAGacggtataggtaggtatgtaatgaTGGtacctgtataggtatatacgagaTATATATTCACATCGAAATACAACGATAcctaatgatgataataatatggttcttAAATTATCATTGTGTACAGTGCTGTAGTTCGAAATTCAAGCGTCAAAATGACGACGGGTTTGTGTAcaatcgaataataattatgaagaaCGAAAAAAAAAGCGCGTCAATTGTTTGATTATAGTACTATTTTATTCACCCCGCCGTGAATCCACcggtgatatattattattatcgcacgACGAGCGTCTTTTGTCATTGAATGAAAttaggaatttaattttaacgtaatttattatgttttgctTAGACagcttgaatatattattatgcggatGGTGTGTTATCTCTAtccttttttctacttttttaatctGAAATCAATAGCAATTAATACATTCTGAATTGATATTTGATAGGACCCGAACAAGTATGATatgttatctattattattcgtaACTATCGTgggtattgaaaaaatatttgattttgttgatttatagtttatttatatcggtaacaaaatacaatttgtaacaaaaaaataatttatgagtgTGATCGGTTATCATCAAGCTTATAGTTAAGCACCCTCAGCGCcccataaacatttttagaacgccaatatggatatttatataatattatattacacgaaatacctatactatacaacAATGGTCGATCAACTGgaccataatatgtaaattatagtaaGCTACCAAACACAAACTGCCACATATATCAATGTATCTCatgtaaagtattaaaaatatatatatattatattaatgttttaaaaaaaaaaaaaatatttgtttccaaataataaataaccgcgtttctcaacctttttttaTATCCCTGtagtgtaggtaggtaatataactataaacttTGACAATTTTCACgttaaattgaaaatcaaatccATATCTTTATTGATACGATTATAGgtatcgtaggtacctactcaagcCATTGccttcataaataataatgtttaatattcataatgattctatttttttctcaaagtCGCGTTCGTATTCCgctgatattattttacagaatCAAGCCGCCATGCACTGTCAACCATTTATTAGTACCCACTACCtacgtaacatattatatattataatgatacaagTATAAACGTAGTACGCACAACAAATACGCGCCTGATTACCATTATATATCATGCGTTATAGTTTAGTCCAACGTATAGATGGAAAATCAAACAGATTTAACGAAATACCTACGTTTTGTGGTAAATGCCTGCACGATACGTAGgtagtataggtatctatacaaaaattaagaatGTTACATTCTCGCACACCCGAAAGAGTATTTCGacacatacattattaaaaatcattatcttcctaggtaggtagataaaatttcaaataatgcaTCTACAGGGACTTCAAATCGAAATATACCTGATATTGTtccaaacacaatattattatgtccataatcgtagtataaacattataacatgTCTATATACACTTAAATTGGTACATCAATAGGCACACTTGCATATGAAATTGTATGGGAGGCGTTCCGAAACGTGTTCATTTAGTTGAAAAAAACGATTTCGAGTGtggccattttttatttttccgaaaGAAAAGAAAACGAATTTACGGGAACCCGTTTGCCGTTATAGGAACCGAAAATATCACACGATTTGAACGCGTATTTGTGGAGATAAaggtcaacaataatatttaagtgtattACCGATGGCCTGCGGCTGTAAACCGCCTTCCAGTTCAATTGtctgttattatataggtacccagttataatatttgtgtgcatatataggtacaggatGACCCTAAAGTCCAGTATCAACCAATATCATATGGCAGGCACCTcgtccgtggaaaatcaatgtATGTATTTAACTGCGGGTTTTTCAACAGTTATCCATTTGAAaagttattcaaataaatggcccgtatttaaaacattcaaaacaCTTATCACGCGATTTAGGTGAATGTTTTGTAATCTCCacaccatatataatattatagctctaTTATGTTGATCtggttttttcaacaaaaactgATAACAATGATAAGAAAaacttgtttttgaaaatattaatattatgccgCTAAACTGTTTTTTCTCCATATCGATTACCGTTTATGataacacatttatattatatgacgtattGATTTGGCACGtagctataatatatgttgCCCATAATATACGACGAGACTATAGGGACATACTGTACCAGCCATAATACCGCCATTGATCCACATCGATACGGCagaactgttatattatattatgccgttTTAGAGGTACTGCGCAATTGACCGTATCCGTGCGTATTTTATCGATAACTGCTGtcgtagaaataataaaaacaataataataataataataataataatgctataccTATTACCCGGTACCGAATGTGCACATGGGTTGTGCAGCGGTCAGTCTAAAATTGTAGTGCTACACTCAGCTTCGGGTATACGCCATAGCCCATTCCGATGGTTCACACACGCGCAGCGCTAATCACGTCCAGACATAATATTTACGAGTATAGATATACGTCGTACACGAtcgcgtatttttttttcacgatttaatagatttttttatccaTCCGGCGCATTATGCTCGACCTTATTTGAATAATGCCGCCAACTGtgtacctttatatatatatatatatatattattctctttCACtcagctgctgctgctgcagtgaTTAGTGCGCGATCGAACGTATTTAATGGCATACcactttataatacattattattgtttgtacgcCATGTCTATCGTCGTCCGCGGGTATTATTGTGATACAGCCGTAATAAAATATCGTGAAATTATCCCGGCGATCAGTATCACTATAGGCAGTATAGTTGTTTCCAGCTGTGGCAATAAAAAACGCGACTGGCGTAACGTTATTGTAGGTCTCGTCGTCTGCGCGGATCGGCATCGTGCTCGTTTTGGTGGTATGATGACAACACTTCAGAAGGCACACTTTAGGCGCACTCACAAGACAATACGGACGACATCGGCTACAACTGTTATGACGTTTTCGCTCAACATGTTACCGATTTATGCGTGTCGAACCCTGCCGCGTGGGTTGTTCAAATGATTACAAATGGCGAACCAATTAGACGCTTGGGTATAATGATTACCACGAGACACACACACGTTGGACGATGTTTCACTTTCaaatatttcagtacctatagCTAGCCATATATCGAAAGTAATAAATCCAAAACAGTTGGCTATAATGTGTTTATATCGCGCAGTATATAAGCGTGTAACCTAAGCGAACGGCTATCTTGTAAACCatcttttacttttaattaacattgtttatttatgGGAAAATAAATCAAGTGGGTGTACACGGTTGTTAATGAGTAAATTAACATGCGTACGTTTTTGTTGTATGTTTGTTTACACTATGGTGCCTATCATTGTCGAGTGCTATCCGTATAATAATTGCAGTACGTCCATATCGAATGAAATGTCTCCGGCGAGTGTGATAATGACCATGATGGCATTTCCGGATATC
This portion of the Acyrthosiphon pisum isolate AL4f chromosome A1, pea_aphid_22Mar2018_4r6ur, whole genome shotgun sequence genome encodes:
- the LOC107882789 gene encoding uncharacterized protein LOC107882789, with the translated sequence MAGSIEDNAALYKKKTFAYVQPTPPAELIESTTYTLDFTNRKFVHIGIDPTEHFQVAIHLLTSSRHVNISPDFLKRIFSMMGHILSFILDTPQKCKRFIFFETESHKISSMVYGGENVLVIESKTHKGCRVLLNRADLISLQYLEWCIFETVTRKSTITQPVVLKQFDMFSNYINVEFHKLNSPPKTTAEMITFVKNLHDDTIISNMPKNDVNHISQIKMYASTQLVKHWEKCFIRPMSPELLISPLSPPTPLSPPPHFYCIGS